Proteins encoded together in one Carya illinoinensis cultivar Pawnee chromosome 3, C.illinoinensisPawnee_v1, whole genome shotgun sequence window:
- the LOC122302870 gene encoding transcription repressor MYB6-like — MRKPCCDKEGTNKGAWSKQEDQKLIDYIRNHGEGCWRSLPKAAGLDRCGKSCRLRWINYLRPDIKRGNFGQDEEDLIIKLHALLGNRWSLIAGRLPGRTDNEVKNYWNSHIRRKLISMGIDPNNHRLNQIPSRPQPKCDVSVAETSSESMNNERKPLKSFGKTDRPVSEGASSDLEDEMPGSLDLNLDLTIAFPSPPVTLVEEKRQISSKAIGTGELLESEPAPTLILF; from the exons ATGAGAAAACCTTGCTGTGATAAAGAAGGCACCAACAAGGGCGCTTGGTCCAAGCAAGAAGACCAAAAGCTCATCGACTACATACGAAACCACGGCGAAGGCTGTTGGCGTTCTCTCCCCAAGGCTGCAG GTTTGGATCGTTGCGGCAAAAGTTGCAGGCTTAGATGGATAAACTATCTCAGACCAGACATCAAACGCGGTAACTTCGGTCAAGATGAAGAGGACCTCATCATCAAGCTCCATGCCCTCCTTGGCAATCG GTGGTCACTCATAGCCGGAAGGCTACCAGGACGGACAGACAATGAGGTAAAGAACTATTGGAACTCTCACATCCGGAGAAAGCTAATAAGCATGGGTATTGATCCAAATAACCACAGGCTAAACCAGATTCCTTCTCGGCCTCAACCTAAGTGCGACGTTTCTGTAGCTGAAACATCTTCTGAGTCAATGAATAATGAGCGTAAGCCGCTGAAATCCTTTGGCAAGACCGATAGGCCGGTTTCTGAAGGTGCCAGTAGTGATCTTGAAGATGAAATGCCTGGTTCTTTGGACTTGAATCTCGATCTCACAATTGCCTTTCCTTCTCCCCCTGTTACCCTCGTGGAAGAGAAGCGGCAAATTAGTTCCAAGGCCATTGGGACAGGTGAATTATTGGAAAGTGAACCTGCTCCTACACTCATCcttttttag